One region of Seriola aureovittata isolate HTS-2021-v1 ecotype China chromosome 15, ASM2101889v1, whole genome shotgun sequence genomic DNA includes:
- the LOC130182286 gene encoding disks large homolog 4 isoform X2 — MKGRTKLPSLCPCVKYRYQDEETPPLEHSPAHLAPGKSAEMLHMSDKNLAAMEAIHGYTPHTHISPVKPVLMSTGHTPMYTSAVSTLGNTPPVVVNTDTLDGSPYVNGTEGEIEYEEITLERGNSGLGFSIAGGTDNPHVGDDPSIFITKIIPGGAAAQDGRLSVNDCILFVNDVDVREVTHSQAVEALKEAGAIVRLYVLRRKPAAEKVTEIKLIKGPKGLGFSIAGGVGNQHIPGDNSIYVTKIIEGGAAHKDGRLQIGDKILAVNSVCLEDVMHEDAVGALKNTAEVVYLRVAKPNNLFLTNSYNPPDLTSTYSHMDTELSHPNYLGSDYPQALTPTSPSRFSPVLHGMMGDDDIPREPRRVLIHRGSTGLGFNIVGGEDGEGIFISFILAGGPADLSGELHKGDQILSVNGVDLRMATHEQAAAALKNAGQTVTIIAQYRPDEYSRFEAKIHDLREQLMNSSMGSGTTTLRSNPKRGFYIRALFDYDKTADCGFLSQALGFRFGDVLHVLDCGDEEWWQARKVSPQNEAEEVGFIPSKLRVERKEWSRVNTKERDHGRDTLSTQGRDKPSHSYETVTQVEVHYARPIIILGPVKDRINDDLLSEFPDKFGSCVPHTTRPKREYEVDGRDYHFVSSREQMEKDIQSHRFIEAGQYNSHLYGTSVQSVREVAEQQGKHCILDVSANAVRRLQAAQLHPIAIFVRPKSLENVLEINTRLTEEQARKGMDRALKLEQDFLECFSAVVEGDSFEEVYHKVKTVIEEQSGPYIWIPTRERL; from the exons CCTGTGTTGATGTCTACGGGACACACTCCAATGTACACCTCCGCTGTTTCCACACTG GGAAATACTCCTCCAGTGGTGGTGAACACTGACACGCTCGATGGCTCCCCATAT GTAAATGGGACAGAAGGGGAAATCGAATATGAAGAGATCACACTGGAGAGA GGCAACTCAGGCCTAGGCTTCAGCATTGCGGGGGGAACAGACAATCCCCATGTGGGCGACGACCCCAGCATCTTCATCACCAAAATCATACCTGGAGGAGCCGCAGCTCAGGATGGACGGCTTAG TGTGAACGACTGCATCTTATTTGTGAATGATGTTGATGTGAGGGAGGTGACACACAGCCAAGCTGTGGAAGCTCTTAAGGAGGCAGGTGCTATCGTCCGCCTCTACGTTCTCCGcagaaaaccagcagctgaGAAAGTCACTGAAATCAAACTCATCAAAGGGCCTAAAG GATTGGGTTTCAGCATTGCTGGAGGGGTGGGAAACCAGCACATACCAGGAGATAACAGTATCTACGTCACCAAGATCATTGAAGGAGGGGCGGCTCATAAAGATGGGCGTCTGCAGATCGGGGACAAGATCTTAGCG GTGAACAGCGTGTGTCTGGAGGATGTGATGCATGAGGATGCGGTGGGGGCTCTGAAGAACACAGCCGAGGTGGTGTACCTCAGGGTGGCCAAGCCCAACAACCTGTTCCTGACCAACTCCTACAACCCTCCAGACCTCACCAGCA CATATTCCCATATGGATACTGAACTCAGCCACCCCAACTATCTTGGGTCAGATTACCCACAAGCCCTCACTCCCACTTCACCTAGTCGGTTTTCTCCTGTTCTGCATGGCATGATGGGAGATGATGACATCCCAAG GGAGCCTCGCAGAGTTTTGATCCACCGAGGCTCCACAGGTCTGGGATTCAACATTgttggaggagaggatggagagggaaTCTTTATCTCCTTCATCCTGGCAGGAGGGCCAGCTGATCTCAGCGGAGAGCTGCACAAGGGCGATCAGATCCTCAGC GTGAATGGTGTTGACCTGCGTATGGCCACACACGAACAGGCAGCTGCAGCATTGAAGAACGCTGGCCAGACAGTGACCATCATCGCTCAGTACCGACCCGATG AGTACAGCCGTTTTGAGGCTAAAATCCATGACTTGAGGGAACAGCTGATGAACAGCAGCATGGGATCTGGGACCACGACGCTAAGAAGCAACCCAAAGAGAGGCTTCTACATCAG GGCTCTTTTTGACTATGACAAGACTGCGGACTGTGGCTTCCTCAGTCAAGCACTGGGCTTCAGGTTTGGAGATGTGCTGCATGTGTTGGACTGCGGAGATGAGGAGTGGTGGCAGGCCCGTAAAGTCAGCCCCCAGAATGAGGCTGAAGAGGTCGGCTTCATCCCTAGCAAGCTCAG GGTGGAAAGAAAAGAGTGGTCTCGTGTTAACACCAAAGAGAGG GACCATGGTCGAGATACTTTGAGCACTCAAG gGAGAGATAAACCATCACACAGTTATGAGACAGTCACCCAAGTGGAAG TTCATTATGCGAGGCCCATCATCATTCTGGGTCCTGTGAAGGACAGGATAAATGACGACCTGTTGTCTGAGTTTCCTGATAAGTTTGGATCTTGTGTACCAC ACACCACGCGGCCCAAGAGGGAATATGAGGTGGATGGACGGGACTATCACTTTGTGTCTTCACGGGAACAGATGGAGAAGGACATCCAGAGCCATCGATTCATCGAGGCAGGCCAGTACAACAGTCACCTGTACGGCACCAGTGTCCAGAGTGTCCGTGAGGTGGCTGAGCAG CAGGGGAAACACTGCATCCTGGACGTATCGGCCAATGCTGTGCGCAGACTACAAGCAGCTCAGCTTCATCCTATCGCCATCTTTGTCCGGCCCAAGTCACTGGAGAATGTCCT AGAGATCAACACTCGCCTGACAGAGGAGCAGGCCAGGAAAGGAATGGACCGAGCCCTCAAACTAGAACAAGACTTCCTAGAGTGTTTCTCAG CTGTCGTGGAAGGGGACAGCTTTGAAGAGGTCTATCACAAAGTAAAGACAGTGATCGAGGAGCAATCAGGGCCTTACATCTGGATCCCCACTCGGGAGAGGCTGTGA
- the LOC130182286 gene encoding disks large homolog 4 isoform X3, with protein MDCLCIVTTKKYRYQDEETPPLEHSPAHLAPGKSAEMLHMSDKNLAAMEAIHGYTPHTHISPVKPVLMSTGHTPMYTSAVSTLGNTPPVVVNTDTLDGSPYVNGTEGEIEYEEITLERGNSGLGFSIAGGTDNPHVGDDPSIFITKIIPGGAAAQDGRLSVNDCILFVNDVDVREVTHSQAVEALKEAGAIVRLYVLRRKPAAEKVTEIKLIKGPKGLGFSIAGGVGNQHIPGDNSIYVTKIIEGGAAHKDGRLQIGDKILAVNSVCLEDVMHEDAVGALKNTAEVVYLRVAKPNNLFLTNSYNPPDLTSTYSHMDTELSHPNYLGSDYPQALTPTSPSRFSPVLHGMMGDDDIPREPRRVLIHRGSTGLGFNIVGGEDGEGIFISFILAGGPADLSGELHKGDQILSVNGVDLRMATHEQAAAALKNAGQTVTIIAQYRPDEYSRFEAKIHDLREQLMNSSMGSGTTTLRSNPKRGFYIRALFDYDKTADCGFLSQALGFRFGDVLHVLDCGDEEWWQARKVSPQNEAEEVGFIPSKLRVERKEWSRVNTKERDHGRDTLSTQGRDKPSHSYETVTQVEVHYARPIIILGPVKDRINDDLLSEFPDKFGSCVPHTTRPKREYEVDGRDYHFVSSREQMEKDIQSHRFIEAGQYNSHLYGTSVQSVREVAEQQGKHCILDVSANAVRRLQAAQLHPIAIFVRPKSLENVLEINTRLTEEQARKGMDRALKLEQDFLECFSAVVEGDSFEEVYHKVKTVIEEQSGPYIWIPTRERL; from the exons CCTGTGTTGATGTCTACGGGACACACTCCAATGTACACCTCCGCTGTTTCCACACTG GGAAATACTCCTCCAGTGGTGGTGAACACTGACACGCTCGATGGCTCCCCATAT GTAAATGGGACAGAAGGGGAAATCGAATATGAAGAGATCACACTGGAGAGA GGCAACTCAGGCCTAGGCTTCAGCATTGCGGGGGGAACAGACAATCCCCATGTGGGCGACGACCCCAGCATCTTCATCACCAAAATCATACCTGGAGGAGCCGCAGCTCAGGATGGACGGCTTAG TGTGAACGACTGCATCTTATTTGTGAATGATGTTGATGTGAGGGAGGTGACACACAGCCAAGCTGTGGAAGCTCTTAAGGAGGCAGGTGCTATCGTCCGCCTCTACGTTCTCCGcagaaaaccagcagctgaGAAAGTCACTGAAATCAAACTCATCAAAGGGCCTAAAG GATTGGGTTTCAGCATTGCTGGAGGGGTGGGAAACCAGCACATACCAGGAGATAACAGTATCTACGTCACCAAGATCATTGAAGGAGGGGCGGCTCATAAAGATGGGCGTCTGCAGATCGGGGACAAGATCTTAGCG GTGAACAGCGTGTGTCTGGAGGATGTGATGCATGAGGATGCGGTGGGGGCTCTGAAGAACACAGCCGAGGTGGTGTACCTCAGGGTGGCCAAGCCCAACAACCTGTTCCTGACCAACTCCTACAACCCTCCAGACCTCACCAGCA CATATTCCCATATGGATACTGAACTCAGCCACCCCAACTATCTTGGGTCAGATTACCCACAAGCCCTCACTCCCACTTCACCTAGTCGGTTTTCTCCTGTTCTGCATGGCATGATGGGAGATGATGACATCCCAAG GGAGCCTCGCAGAGTTTTGATCCACCGAGGCTCCACAGGTCTGGGATTCAACATTgttggaggagaggatggagagggaaTCTTTATCTCCTTCATCCTGGCAGGAGGGCCAGCTGATCTCAGCGGAGAGCTGCACAAGGGCGATCAGATCCTCAGC GTGAATGGTGTTGACCTGCGTATGGCCACACACGAACAGGCAGCTGCAGCATTGAAGAACGCTGGCCAGACAGTGACCATCATCGCTCAGTACCGACCCGATG AGTACAGCCGTTTTGAGGCTAAAATCCATGACTTGAGGGAACAGCTGATGAACAGCAGCATGGGATCTGGGACCACGACGCTAAGAAGCAACCCAAAGAGAGGCTTCTACATCAG GGCTCTTTTTGACTATGACAAGACTGCGGACTGTGGCTTCCTCAGTCAAGCACTGGGCTTCAGGTTTGGAGATGTGCTGCATGTGTTGGACTGCGGAGATGAGGAGTGGTGGCAGGCCCGTAAAGTCAGCCCCCAGAATGAGGCTGAAGAGGTCGGCTTCATCCCTAGCAAGCTCAG GGTGGAAAGAAAAGAGTGGTCTCGTGTTAACACCAAAGAGAGG GACCATGGTCGAGATACTTTGAGCACTCAAG gGAGAGATAAACCATCACACAGTTATGAGACAGTCACCCAAGTGGAAG TTCATTATGCGAGGCCCATCATCATTCTGGGTCCTGTGAAGGACAGGATAAATGACGACCTGTTGTCTGAGTTTCCTGATAAGTTTGGATCTTGTGTACCAC ACACCACGCGGCCCAAGAGGGAATATGAGGTGGATGGACGGGACTATCACTTTGTGTCTTCACGGGAACAGATGGAGAAGGACATCCAGAGCCATCGATTCATCGAGGCAGGCCAGTACAACAGTCACCTGTACGGCACCAGTGTCCAGAGTGTCCGTGAGGTGGCTGAGCAG CAGGGGAAACACTGCATCCTGGACGTATCGGCCAATGCTGTGCGCAGACTACAAGCAGCTCAGCTTCATCCTATCGCCATCTTTGTCCGGCCCAAGTCACTGGAGAATGTCCT AGAGATCAACACTCGCCTGACAGAGGAGCAGGCCAGGAAAGGAATGGACCGAGCCCTCAAACTAGAACAAGACTTCCTAGAGTGTTTCTCAG CTGTCGTGGAAGGGGACAGCTTTGAAGAGGTCTATCACAAAGTAAAGACAGTGATCGAGGAGCAATCAGGGCCTTACATCTGGATCCCCACTCGGGAGAGGCTGTGA